One stretch of Caldinitratiruptor microaerophilus DNA includes these proteins:
- a CDS encoding chorismate-binding protein: MGPGDPPARSRPLPAWGPADLAAALAPPVAVLGGLVAAGRRYDLVAWQPVARASTLEGALSLAGRAAPEAAGALPPGAAALLGAVVGTLAWDGSARFWLPGAAALFDRHTGTLWYRGELPAPEPAGAPGASGGVRTGSGPPAAARPLWDRAGFSTAVQEARRRMAAGVLQKVVLSVPLSAPCGLPPAGVFRRLTASDPPGLRFLLADGPGAPVLAGVSPEPLVTLTGRRAELHLLAGTRPEGAGPAAALLASRKDRFEHAVAVEQGRRDLLSVCRPGSVAVESFLVPERHPGLVHLASHIAGELREDAGPADLIRACFPAGTVSGVPRGPAVALIEALEPVPRGWYAGAVGALLPGGDVQLWLTIRTAAIEGGTVRVRAGAGVVPESEPEAEWAECLAKARRTLEALGAEVVDAERA; the protein is encoded by the coding sequence ATGGGCCCGGGTGACCCCCCCGCACGGTCCCGACCGCTCCCCGCCTGGGGTCCGGCCGACCTCGCCGCAGCGCTCGCCCCGCCCGTGGCCGTCCTGGGGGGCCTCGTGGCGGCTGGGAGGCGCTACGACCTGGTGGCCTGGCAGCCGGTGGCCCGGGCGTCGACACTGGAAGGCGCCCTGTCCCTGGCGGGAAGGGCCGCCCCGGAGGCGGCCGGCGCGCTCCCGCCCGGCGCGGCGGCCCTCCTCGGCGCGGTGGTGGGGACCCTCGCTTGGGACGGTTCGGCCCGGTTCTGGCTGCCGGGCGCCGCGGCCCTGTTCGACCGGCACACCGGCACGCTCTGGTACCGGGGGGAGCTGCCGGCCCCCGAACCGGCCGGCGCGCCCGGGGCCTCCGGCGGCGTGCGAACCGGCAGCGGCCCGCCGGCCGCCGCCCGGCCGCTCTGGGACCGGGCAGGGTTCTCCACCGCCGTCCAGGAGGCCCGGCGCCGGATGGCCGCCGGGGTCTTGCAGAAGGTCGTCCTCTCGGTGCCCCTGTCCGCGCCCTGCGGGCTCCCGCCGGCCGGGGTGTTCCGCCGCCTCACGGCGTCGGACCCGCCGGGGCTGAGGTTCCTCCTCGCCGACGGCCCCGGCGCGCCGGTCCTGGCCGGCGTCTCGCCCGAGCCCCTCGTCACCCTGACCGGCCGGCGGGCCGAACTGCACCTCCTGGCGGGCACCCGGCCGGAGGGGGCCGGACCGGCTGCTGCCCTCCTGGCCAGCCGCAAGGACCGCTTCGAGCACGCGGTGGCCGTCGAGCAGGGCCGGCGGGATCTCCTGTCCGTGTGCCGGCCGGGCTCCGTGGCCGTCGAGTCCTTCCTGGTGCCCGAGCGCCACCCGGGGCTGGTGCACCTGGCCTCGCACATCGCCGGGGAACTGCGGGAGGACGCCGGTCCGGCCGACCTCATCCGGGCGTGCTTCCCGGCCGGGACGGTGAGCGGGGTGCCGCGCGGGCCGGCGGTGGCCCTGATCGAGGCGCTCGAGCCGGTCCCCCGCGGCTGGTACGCCGGGGCCGTGGGCGCGCTGCTCCCCGGCGGGGACGTCCAGCTCTGGCTCACCATCCGCACCGCCGCCATCGAGGGCGGGACGGTCCGGGTACGCGCCGGCGCCGGGGTGGTGCCGGAGAGCGAGCCGGAGGCCGAGTGGGCGGAGTGCCTCGCCAAGGCCCGCCGGACCCTGGAGGCGCTCGGGGCGGAGGTGGTGGACGCTGAGCGGGCATGA
- a CDS encoding cyclase family protein: protein MRIVDLTHGFRAGMPAYGAAWYARFDLRRILTPDTDPAGQGRTFSQFVMNPHNATHVDAPSHFFPGAPGVAELDPAIFLGPAVVADLTHKGLREPITAADLDAVMGGEDLRGLRLLVRTDYLDRHWGDPDFWQKPPYLDATAAAWCVERGVRLVGLDCLTEEPGDRAFPVHRSLLGAGIPILEYIRNLAALRSRRVWLSALPIVVHGAEAAPVRAVALEGGTPDGPG from the coding sequence GTGCGAATCGTCGACCTCACCCACGGCTTTCGCGCCGGCATGCCGGCGTACGGAGCGGCCTGGTACGCGCGCTTCGACCTGCGCCGGATCCTGACCCCGGACACCGACCCCGCAGGCCAGGGCCGCACGTTCAGCCAGTTCGTGATGAACCCCCACAACGCGACCCACGTGGACGCGCCGAGCCACTTCTTCCCCGGCGCGCCCGGCGTGGCCGAACTCGACCCGGCGATCTTCCTGGGCCCGGCCGTGGTGGCCGACCTGACCCACAAGGGCCTCCGCGAGCCGATCACCGCCGCCGACCTCGACGCCGTCATGGGCGGCGAGGACCTGCGCGGGCTCCGGCTCCTCGTTCGCACCGACTACCTGGACCGCCACTGGGGGGACCCGGACTTCTGGCAGAAGCCCCCGTACCTCGACGCCACCGCCGCCGCGTGGTGCGTCGAGCGGGGGGTGCGGCTGGTCGGCCTCGACTGCCTCACCGAGGAGCCGGGCGACCGCGCCTTCCCGGTGCACCGGTCGCTTCTCGGCGCCGGCATCCCGATCCTCGAGTACATCCGCAACCTGGCGGCCCTGCGCTCGCGGCGCGTCTGGCTCTCGGCGCTGCCGATCGTGGTGCACGGCGCCGAGGCGGCGCCGGTCCGGGCCGTCGCCCTGGAAGGGGGGACCCCCGATGGGCCCGGGTGA
- a CDS encoding GNAT family N-acetyltransferase — MEIGPMALHEWPWLLARSVATGWEQLIPAQRAATTPALFAARVEHMLRLALGLPGGTALVARERGEPIGYTVVAVAPDELTGMPCGHLVDIWVEPGRRGKGIGHRLTAAGEAHCRALGLPLVRRVVAAHNRTSLAHALADGCQVERLTLVKVL; from the coding sequence GTGGAGATCGGGCCGATGGCCCTGCACGAATGGCCGTGGCTCCTCGCCCGGTCGGTGGCCACGGGCTGGGAGCAGCTCATCCCGGCGCAGCGGGCGGCCACCACGCCGGCCTTGTTCGCCGCGCGGGTGGAGCACATGCTGCGCCTGGCGCTCGGCTTGCCGGGAGGTACCGCCCTCGTGGCGCGGGAGCGGGGGGAACCCATCGGGTACACCGTCGTGGCCGTGGCGCCGGACGAGCTCACCGGCATGCCCTGCGGCCACCTCGTCGACATCTGGGTCGAGCCCGGGCGGCGCGGCAAGGGGATCGGCCACCGGCTCACGGCCGCCGGGGAGGCGCACTGCCGCGCGCTCGGCCTTCCCCTGGTCCGCCGGGTGGTGGCGGCGCACAACCGAACCTCGCTCGCGCACGCCCTCGCCGACGGCTGCCAGGTCGAGCGGCTCACCCTCGTGAAGGTGCTCTGA
- a CDS encoding 2-oxo acid dehydrogenase subunit E2 — protein MSASVVMPAGGTVLQWLKRPGDWVAPGEAVVTVAVGGAAHALPAPAGGVLAAALVRPGSAVAPGEDLAYISPAVAGPGGQRLLPWDHLRLRIAHHMQYSSNAAAHVTTGVEVDVSRLQSLRRALRERGMPIGLTPFLVRAAAEALLDWPCLNGQVTPLGLVLPDRVNICVPVDVPGGVDLIVLRDAPYKTVSHLAAELRYLSALARAGYGGPHISEGGTFTVTNPGSLGSVWGTAVINQPNCAILACQAVVDRPVALPGGRIEVRPVMNLSLSFDHRALDGVVTLGFLNRVREVVEAANVPV, from the coding sequence TTGTCCGCAAGCGTCGTCATGCCCGCCGGCGGCACGGTGCTCCAGTGGCTCAAGCGGCCCGGCGACTGGGTGGCGCCCGGGGAAGCCGTCGTCACCGTCGCGGTGGGCGGAGCCGCCCACGCCCTCCCCGCGCCGGCCGGCGGCGTGCTGGCGGCCGCGCTGGTGCGGCCGGGGAGCGCGGTCGCCCCCGGCGAGGACCTCGCCTACATATCGCCGGCCGTGGCCGGACCGGGGGGCCAGCGGCTCCTGCCGTGGGACCACCTGCGCCTGCGAATCGCCCACCACATGCAGTACAGTTCGAACGCGGCAGCCCACGTGACGACCGGGGTCGAGGTGGACGTCTCCCGCCTCCAGTCGCTGCGGCGGGCGCTCCGGGAACGGGGGATGCCGATCGGGCTGACTCCGTTCCTCGTGCGCGCCGCCGCCGAAGCCCTCCTCGACTGGCCGTGCCTCAACGGGCAGGTCACGCCGCTCGGCCTCGTGCTCCCGGACCGCGTCAACATCTGCGTCCCGGTCGACGTGCCGGGAGGAGTCGACCTGATCGTGCTCCGGGACGCCCCGTACAAGACCGTGTCCCACCTCGCCGCCGAACTCCGTTACCTGAGCGCCCTCGCCCGCGCCGGATACGGCGGCCCTCACATCAGCGAGGGGGGCACCTTCACCGTGACCAACCCCGGCAGCCTGGGGTCCGTCTGGGGGACGGCCGTCATCAACCAGCCCAACTGCGCCATCCTGGCGTGCCAGGCGGTCGTCGACCGGCCGGTGGCCCTTCCGGGCGGGCGGATCGAGGTCCGGCCGGTCATGAACCTGAGTCTCTCCTTCGACCACCGGGCCCTGGACGGCGTGGTCACCCTGGGGTTTCTCAACCGGGTCAGGGAAGTCGTGGAGGCGGCGAACGTCCCGGTCTGA
- a CDS encoding S9 family peptidase, producing the protein MRQPTRIVRPYGTWDSPVSPARLAQGIRLSDVQWDTDGRTLVWLEGRSAQGVLVAAGQDGEAPRDLAAGFSVRARVGYGGGDFTVAHGTAYFVADGRLWRQPLRGGPVVPVTPAFGQPAAPAVSPDGQWIVYVHSYERQDCLAITHAGGDGWPQRLVWGDDFYMQPRWHPDGRRIAFIAWNHPQMPWDGTELRLATLEVGGGRPPAVTGVRTLAGGTGVSIFQPEFSPDGRYLAYVSDESGWPNLHLYDLEAGTHRARVTEPADHGRPAWVQGLRTHGFSPDGRYIYYIRSSQGFSSLWRYDLSEGRAEPVAPPPDEYTVLSQIAVAPGTGEIALIASSPVAPPRVVVHRPGQGTRVLRRSAPEDIPPEALARPWAVSWPTAGGQEAHGLLYEPTNPRFESPGRPPGILRIHGGPTSQSLPGFSPDAQFFATRGYVVLEVNYRGSTGYGRAYMEALRGNWGVVDVEDAVSAARFLGEAGIADPDRLVIMGGSAGGYTVLRALTTHPGTFRAGISLYGVSNLFTLAAETHKFEERYLDSIVGPLPEAAHLYRERSPLFAADRITDPLALFQGADDEVVPRNQSDAIAESLRRRGVPHEYHVYEGEGHGWRKAETVEAFYRAVEAFLRQHVLYA; encoded by the coding sequence ATGCGACAGCCAACCCGGATCGTCCGCCCCTACGGCACCTGGGACAGCCCCGTCAGCCCGGCCCGGCTCGCCCAGGGAATCCGGCTGAGCGACGTGCAGTGGGATACCGACGGCAGGACGCTGGTCTGGCTCGAGGGCCGCTCGGCCCAGGGGGTGCTGGTGGCGGCGGGCCAGGACGGCGAGGCCCCCCGGGACCTGGCGGCCGGATTCTCCGTGCGGGCCCGGGTCGGGTACGGCGGCGGGGATTTCACCGTGGCCCACGGCACCGCCTACTTCGTCGCCGACGGCCGCCTCTGGCGGCAACCGCTGCGGGGCGGCCCCGTCGTCCCCGTCACCCCGGCCTTCGGCCAGCCGGCCGCGCCGGCGGTCTCCCCGGACGGGCAGTGGATCGTGTACGTGCACTCGTACGAGCGCCAGGACTGCCTGGCGATCACGCACGCCGGAGGCGACGGCTGGCCCCAGCGCCTCGTGTGGGGCGACGACTTCTACATGCAGCCCCGCTGGCACCCGGATGGGCGGCGGATCGCCTTCATCGCCTGGAATCACCCGCAGATGCCGTGGGACGGGACGGAGCTGCGCCTGGCCACGCTGGAGGTGGGCGGTGGCCGGCCGCCCGCCGTTACCGGCGTTCGCACCCTGGCAGGCGGCACCGGGGTGTCGATCTTCCAGCCCGAGTTCTCCCCGGACGGCCGCTACCTGGCCTACGTCTCCGACGAGTCCGGCTGGCCGAACCTGCACCTGTACGACCTGGAGGCGGGCACCCACCGCGCGCGGGTCACGGAGCCGGCCGACCACGGCCGGCCGGCCTGGGTGCAGGGGCTGCGGACGCACGGCTTCAGCCCCGACGGCCGCTACATCTACTACATCCGCTCTTCCCAGGGATTCAGCTCGCTGTGGCGGTACGACCTGTCCGAAGGCCGGGCGGAACCGGTCGCCCCTCCGCCGGACGAGTACACGGTCCTTTCCCAGATCGCCGTCGCGCCCGGCACCGGGGAGATCGCCCTGATCGCCTCGTCCCCGGTCGCCCCGCCCCGTGTCGTCGTCCACCGGCCGGGGCAGGGTACCCGGGTGCTTCGCCGCAGCGCGCCCGAGGACATCCCGCCGGAGGCGCTCGCCCGTCCCTGGGCCGTCTCCTGGCCCACGGCGGGCGGCCAGGAGGCTCACGGCCTCCTGTACGAGCCCACGAACCCGCGCTTTGAGTCGCCGGGGCGGCCGCCGGGCATCCTCCGCATCCACGGCGGCCCCACATCCCAGTCCCTGCCGGGCTTCTCGCCGGACGCGCAGTTCTTCGCGACCCGGGGCTACGTGGTCCTCGAGGTGAACTACCGCGGCAGCACCGGCTACGGGCGGGCCTACATGGAGGCGCTGCGGGGAAACTGGGGCGTGGTGGACGTGGAGGATGCGGTCAGCGCCGCCCGGTTCCTCGGGGAGGCGGGCATCGCGGACCCGGACCGGCTGGTGATCATGGGTGGAAGCGCCGGCGGTTACACGGTCCTCCGGGCGCTGACCACTCATCCCGGCACGTTCCGGGCAGGGATCTCCCTGTACGGCGTCTCCAACCTGTTCACGCTGGCCGCCGAGACCCACAAGTTCGAGGAGCGCTATCTGGACTCGATCGTGGGGCCGCTGCCGGAGGCCGCGCACCTGTACCGCGAGCGGTCCCCCCTCTTCGCCGCCGACCGCATCACGGACCCGCTGGCCCTGTTCCAGGGTGCCGACGACGAGGTCGTTCCCCGAAACCAGTCGGATGCGATCGCCGAGTCCCTGCGGCGCCGCGGGGTGCCGCACGAGTACCACGTGTACGAGGGCGAGGGGCACGGCTGGCGCAAGGCGGAGACCGTGGAGGCGTTCTACCGCGCCGTGGAGGCGTTCCTCCGCCAGCACGTGCTCTACGCCTGA
- a CDS encoding DMT family transporter yields MRRWKGYALVLLAAVLWGSLGIVGRRLYAGGLSPEVAVTYRSLGTAVFLGAYLGLVRPALLAVRSRDLPFLALYGLVSVGLYNLLYFTAIRLIPVATAAVLLYTAPLFVAILGRVLFDEPLTPAKWVLLLVTLVGTALAAGAYDLTQVRLNATGLLAGLGAGFTYGLYSIFGKYGLGRYSPWTLVLYTQIAGTAVVAPLAGAAALAAPLRRPDLWPALAYMILGPTLFAYAAYLGGLREIESSHASITATVEPVVAAILGAAVLGEVLAWPQVLGIALVLGGVALLQVRTSGGPPPGTPSAVRRAAGSPL; encoded by the coding sequence ATGCGTCGCTGGAAAGGTTACGCCCTCGTCCTGCTCGCCGCGGTGCTCTGGGGGTCGCTGGGCATCGTGGGGCGCCGGCTGTACGCCGGCGGGCTTTCCCCCGAGGTCGCCGTCACCTACCGCTCCCTCGGGACCGCGGTCTTTCTGGGCGCCTACCTGGGCTTGGTCCGTCCTGCTCTCCTGGCGGTCCGCTCCCGGGACCTGCCCTTCCTGGCGCTGTACGGTCTGGTGAGCGTCGGCCTTTACAACCTCCTGTACTTCACGGCGATCCGGCTGATCCCGGTCGCCACGGCGGCGGTGCTGCTCTACACGGCCCCGCTGTTCGTCGCGATCCTCGGCCGGGTCCTGTTCGACGAACCGCTGACCCCGGCCAAGTGGGTCCTCCTCCTCGTCACCCTGGTGGGCACCGCCCTGGCCGCCGGCGCGTACGACCTCACGCAGGTGCGCCTCAACGCCACCGGGCTCCTGGCCGGGCTCGGGGCGGGCTTCACGTACGGCCTCTACAGCATCTTCGGTAAGTACGGCCTCGGGCGGTACAGCCCCTGGACCCTGGTCCTCTACACCCAGATCGCGGGCACGGCGGTGGTCGCCCCGCTGGCCGGGGCCGCCGCGCTCGCCGCGCCCCTGCGCCGCCCCGACCTGTGGCCGGCCCTCGCCTACATGATCCTGGGCCCGACGCTGTTCGCCTACGCCGCATACCTCGGCGGACTGCGGGAGATCGAGTCCAGTCACGCAAGCATCACGGCGACGGTCGAACCCGTGGTCGCCGCCATCCTGGGCGCCGCCGTCCTCGGGGAGGTCCTGGCGTGGCCGCAGGTCCTCGGGATCGCCCTGGTCCTCGGCGGGGTCGCGCTGCTGCAGGTCCGGACCTCCGGCGGGCCGCCTCCCGGGACTCCCTCCGCCGTCCGCCGCGCCGCCGGATCGCCCCTGTGA
- a CDS encoding sensor histidine kinase: MRISTRLLLTYLLAVALVGGALTLAVPRLVRAQLLRSTADQLAVRAQDAGRRLLRVPRTAVLQFTAGVLGADAILVDSNLRVVRVVSDYPPAQALEGATLVGPEAQLVRRALGEGHGVGAVLSGRLGVVAGAAPLALPGGPPVGAIVLFQAVEPLEPALRQTERLVAAWTVAGLVAAAVLASLMSRMIVRRLTAVTEAARAAAEGDLTRRVPEEGADELADLARSFNHMAERVQNLVEGLRRSEALRRDLIASISHELRTPVTSVRGFAEALRDGVVPPAERERYYGIIAAESARLSRLIQDLFDLARLEAGQLELRMQPVAVDDWLRAFADRAGPVLAQSGTVLVLEPPPVPGPWIYADPERLDQVLHNLVENAVRHSPPGEPVRIDRVLDGGEVRIRVTDRGPGVPPEERDRIWQRFYQAPGPDGRKGGAGLGLSIVKSIVEAHGGRVGVEPAPGGGARFWFALPALPPRGPHGPA; this comes from the coding sequence ATGCGCATCAGCACCCGGCTCCTCCTCACCTACCTCCTGGCGGTCGCGCTGGTGGGCGGGGCGCTGACCCTCGCCGTGCCGCGCCTGGTGCGCGCCCAGCTCCTGCGGTCGACGGCCGACCAGCTCGCCGTGCGGGCCCAGGACGCCGGCCGGCGGCTGCTCAGGGTGCCGCGCACCGCCGTCCTGCAGTTCACGGCAGGGGTCCTGGGCGCCGACGCGATCCTGGTCGATTCGAACCTGCGCGTGGTCCGGGTCGTCTCCGACTATCCCCCCGCGCAGGCCCTCGAAGGCGCCACCCTGGTGGGACCCGAAGCGCAGCTCGTGCGCCGGGCGCTCGGCGAGGGGCACGGGGTGGGCGCCGTCCTCTCCGGCCGGCTGGGCGTGGTTGCCGGGGCAGCCCCGCTCGCTCTGCCCGGCGGCCCCCCTGTGGGAGCGATCGTCCTCTTCCAGGCGGTCGAACCCCTCGAGCCGGCCCTGCGCCAGACGGAACGCCTGGTGGCGGCGTGGACGGTGGCCGGGCTCGTGGCGGCGGCGGTGCTCGCCTCCCTGATGAGCCGGATGATCGTCCGCCGCCTGACCGCCGTCACCGAGGCCGCCCGCGCGGCCGCCGAGGGCGATCTGACGCGGCGCGTCCCCGAGGAGGGTGCGGACGAGCTGGCCGACCTGGCCCGTTCCTTCAACCACATGGCCGAGCGCGTGCAGAACCTGGTAGAGGGCCTGCGCCGCTCGGAGGCTCTCCGCCGCGACCTCATCGCGAGCATCTCGCACGAACTGCGGACGCCGGTCACCTCCGTGCGCGGCTTCGCCGAGGCACTGCGGGACGGCGTGGTGCCCCCGGCCGAGCGGGAGCGCTACTATGGCATCATCGCTGCCGAGTCGGCGCGCCTCTCACGGCTGATCCAGGACCTCTTCGACCTGGCCCGCCTGGAGGCCGGGCAGCTGGAGCTGCGCATGCAGCCCGTGGCCGTCGACGACTGGCTAAGGGCGTTCGCCGACCGGGCAGGGCCGGTGCTCGCGCAGTCGGGCACCGTGCTGGTGCTCGAGCCGCCTCCGGTCCCGGGTCCCTGGATCTACGCCGACCCCGAGCGGCTGGACCAGGTCTTGCACAACCTGGTGGAGAACGCGGTACGCCACTCGCCCCCGGGAGAGCCCGTGCGCATCGACCGGGTTCTTGACGGGGGCGAGGTCCGCATCCGCGTCACCGACCGCGGCCCCGGGGTGCCGCCGGAGGAGCGGGACCGGATCTGGCAGCGGTTCTACCAGGCGCCGGGACCGGACGGGCGCAAGGGCGGCGCCGGCCTGGGGCTCTCGATCGTGAAGTCCATCGTGGAAGCGCACGGGGGCCGGGTGGGGGTTGAGCCGGCCCCCGGGGGAGGCGCCCGCTTCTGGTTCGCACTCCCGGCGCTGCCGCCCCGCGGGCCGCACGGTCCTGCCTGA
- a CDS encoding response regulator transcription factor, protein MSTRILVVDDERHIRELCRLYLEQEGFTVTEAGSGDEALDAVRRARPDLVILDLMLPGTPGLEVARALVERDVPTILLTARTDEVDRVLGLELGADDYVTKPFSPRELVARVKAVLRRVRRTERPGRRERLEFPDFVLDLAARTLTVRGKPVDCPPKEFDLLATLAQNPNRVFTRQQLLERVWDYSFYGDYRTVDVHVQRLRKKIEPEPDNPRYIRTVWGIGYRFEPDPDA, encoded by the coding sequence ATGAGCACGCGCATCCTGGTGGTCGACGACGAGCGGCATATCCGAGAGCTCTGCCGCCTCTACCTCGAGCAGGAGGGGTTCACGGTCACGGAAGCCGGCAGCGGCGACGAGGCGCTCGACGCGGTGCGCCGGGCCCGGCCCGACCTGGTGATCCTGGACCTCATGCTGCCCGGTACGCCGGGCCTGGAGGTCGCCCGGGCGCTGGTGGAACGGGACGTCCCGACCATCCTCCTCACCGCGCGGACGGACGAGGTCGACCGGGTCCTCGGGCTGGAGCTGGGGGCCGACGACTACGTCACCAAACCCTTCAGCCCCCGCGAGCTGGTGGCCCGGGTGAAGGCGGTGCTGCGCCGTGTCCGCCGGACCGAGCGCCCCGGACGCCGGGAGCGGCTCGAGTTCCCGGACTTCGTCCTGGACCTCGCCGCCCGGACCCTGACGGTCCGCGGGAAGCCGGTCGACTGCCCGCCCAAGGAGTTCGACCTCCTGGCCACCCTGGCCCAGAACCCGAACCGGGTGTTCACCCGGCAGCAGCTCCTCGAGCGGGTCTGGGACTATTCCTTCTACGGGGACTACCGGACCGTCGACGTGCACGTGCAGCGGCTGCGCAAGAAGATCGAGCCGGAGCCCGACAACCCCCGGTACATCCGCACGGTGTGGGGCATCGGCTACCGATTCGAACCCGATCCCGACGCCTGA
- a CDS encoding ABC transporter permease, with protein sequence MSGELLGVAWKGIASNKLRSALTVLGVVIGVAAVTALVSIGQGATYQVAQRMQSLGSNLIIVSPLRGTVLTEADAADLARRVDTITMAIPVIEGQLRVKWGTTSADVRVQAVTAGLDRVRDLKVSQGRFLTADDVEGRRRVAVAGATAFEDLVGDGPPPRPGETVWIQGQPFTLVGVLEPKGAAFGQSSDNYLYIPITTARTLLGTQVSSLYLQARSPELASIATDHVLRILRLRHPRTDGLDPVRVFSQDQIVQTIEQTTATLTLMLGAIAGISLVVGGIGIMNIMLVSVSERTREIGIRKAVGARQRDILIQFLAEAVLLSAVGGVIGLGTGALVNAGIARMAGWPAQVNLMAATAGLTFSILVGLFFGVYPAYQAARLDPIAALRSE encoded by the coding sequence GTGAGCGGTGAGCTGCTGGGCGTCGCCTGGAAGGGCATCGCCAGCAACAAGCTGCGCTCGGCCCTCACCGTCCTGGGGGTCGTGATCGGGGTCGCCGCCGTGACGGCCCTGGTCAGCATCGGCCAGGGGGCGACCTACCAGGTGGCGCAGCGGATGCAGAGCCTGGGGTCGAACCTGATCATCGTCAGCCCGCTCCGGGGCACGGTGCTCACCGAGGCCGACGCGGCCGACCTGGCGCGCCGCGTGGACACCATCACCATGGCCATCCCCGTGATCGAAGGGCAGCTGCGCGTCAAGTGGGGGACGACCTCGGCGGACGTGCGGGTGCAGGCGGTCACCGCCGGGCTCGACCGCGTCCGCGACCTGAAGGTGTCGCAGGGGCGGTTTCTCACCGCGGACGACGTCGAGGGCCGCCGCCGGGTGGCGGTGGCCGGGGCCACGGCGTTCGAGGACCTCGTCGGAGACGGTCCACCGCCGCGTCCCGGCGAGACCGTGTGGATCCAGGGCCAGCCCTTCACGCTCGTGGGGGTCCTGGAGCCCAAGGGAGCCGCCTTCGGGCAAAGCTCCGACAACTACCTCTACATCCCGATCACGACGGCCCGGACGCTCCTGGGCACCCAGGTCAGCTCGCTGTACCTGCAGGCCCGCTCGCCCGAGTTGGCCTCGATCGCCACCGACCACGTGCTGCGGATCCTCCGCCTGCGCCACCCGCGCACCGACGGCCTCGACCCGGTCCGGGTGTTCAGCCAGGACCAGATCGTGCAGACCATCGAGCAGACCACGGCCACCCTGACCCTGATGCTCGGGGCCATCGCCGGGATCTCCCTGGTGGTCGGCGGGATCGGGATCATGAACATCATGCTGGTGTCCGTCTCCGAGCGTACACGGGAGATCGGCATCCGGAAGGCGGTGGGGGCGCGCCAGCGCGACATCCTGATCCAGTTTCTGGCCGAGGCGGTCCTGCTGAGCGCGGTGGGCGGGGTGATCGGTCTCGGGACCGGTGCCCTGGTGAACGCGGGGATCGCCCGGATGGCGGGCTGGCCTGCCCAGGTGAACCTGATGGCAGCCACGGCCGGCCTCACCTTCTCGATCCTCGTCGGCCTGTTCTTCGGCGTATACCCGGCCTACCAGGCGGCCCGCCTCGACCCGATCGCCGCGCTGCGTTCGGAGTGA
- a CDS encoding ABC transporter ATP-binding protein, which yields MIAVRGLRKVYRTGAGDVEALAGIDLDVAGGEMVAIMGPSGSGKSTLMHILGCLDRPTEGEYVLAGEVVARRTDDELARIRNRLVGFVFQQFNLLPRLTALENVELPLLYRRVPSAERRRRAKEALEAVGLGDRLHHLPTQLSGGQQQRVAIARALAAGPRLLLADEPTGALDSASGEEVLALFQELHRAGQTVVIVTHDPDVALHCQRIVHMRDGRLVREEIVEQPKQAGAGRAASPGPERAADAGQGGGRGER from the coding sequence GTGATCGCCGTGAGGGGGCTCCGGAAGGTGTACCGGACCGGGGCCGGCGACGTGGAGGCCCTGGCCGGCATCGATCTGGACGTGGCCGGCGGCGAGATGGTGGCGATCATGGGTCCCTCCGGTTCGGGCAAGTCCACGCTCATGCACATCCTGGGCTGCCTGGACCGTCCCACCGAGGGGGAGTACGTCCTGGCGGGCGAGGTGGTTGCCCGCCGGACGGACGACGAGCTGGCGCGCATCCGCAACCGGCTGGTGGGCTTCGTCTTCCAGCAGTTCAACCTGCTACCGCGCCTGACGGCCCTGGAGAACGTGGAACTCCCGCTCCTGTACCGGCGCGTGCCCTCCGCCGAGCGGAGGAGGAGAGCCAAGGAGGCGCTGGAGGCGGTCGGGCTCGGCGACCGGCTGCACCACCTGCCCACGCAGCTCTCGGGGGGGCAGCAGCAACGGGTGGCGATCGCCCGGGCGCTGGCGGCGGGACCCCGTCTGCTCCTGGCCGACGAACCCACCGGCGCGCTCGACTCGGCGTCCGGGGAGGAGGTCCTGGCCCTGTTCCAGGAACTGCACCGGGCGGGGCAGACGGTGGTGATCGTCACCCACGACCCGGACGTGGCACTGCACTGCCAGCGCATCGTCCACATGCGGGACGGGCGGCTGGTGCGGGAGGAGATCGTCGAGCAGCCGAAGCAGGCCGGGGCCGGGAGGGCGGCGAGTCCGGGCCCGGAAAGGGCGGCAGACGCGGGCCAGGGGGGTGGACGGGGTGAGCGGTGA